The window CCGGAACCGATTTAATCAGTCCCAGAAGCATTTCGTCCGCCGAAAACTCTTCAATATTCTTTCCGTCGAGATTCTTTTTAGCCCATTCGAAAACGGGCGGTAGAAGTTTTTTGTCGTTGGCTACATAAATATTTCTGAGAAAAAGTCTCTGTTCGAACTGTCTTCCCTCTCCGTGCCACCACGCCTTGTCGTATATGCCGGAATCCTCCAATTTGTCTTTTTTCAAAAGTTTCGTCGCTATTTCGGACGCCAGCTTTGCTGATGTCAGAGCGGGGCCTATTCCGCCTCCGCTCAAAGGATCGGCCAGCCTCGCCGCGTCTCCGACGAGAAAGACACCTTTGGCTGAAATTCTCTCCATTTTTTTCACGGGCACAACTCCGGCCAGTTCCGATACAATTCCGACGCCCTGAAAGTCCCTGTTCAGCCATTCGCCGAGTCTCTCGAACGCTCTCTTGCCTCCTGCGTCGCCTCTTATGCCGAGGCCTATGTTCGCTGCGTGATTTTCCTTGGGAAAACTCCAGGCGTATCCTCCCGTGAAAAGATCTTCGTCGAGGGCTAAAAGAAGGGTTTCATCCTCCTCCCTGCCTGAGACGTCGGCTCTGACCTCACAACAGGAATAAATGTCCTTGGGTGCAATGCTCGTGTCTATGCCGGCCATCTTGCCAACAACAGATTCCGGTCCGTCGGCTCCGATTACAATTTTCGCCTCGACCTCTATGGTGGATCCGTCTTTGGTTCCTCTTGCCGTCCAAAGACCGTCCCTTGATTCCAATTCATTTACAGAAAAGCCCAAAATTATTTCGGCTCCCTCTCTGGCGGCCAAAAAAGCGATGTGCTGGTCGAAAAGAGCCCTGTTGAGAATGACGCCGTGCCCCGGAGCTTTGAGCCTCACCCTTTCGCCCTTGTAGTCTATAATTATTTTGTCAATTTTACAGGATATCAGGTTTTCTGGTATGTCGCCGACGACATCCCTTATGGTCGGCAGGTCTAAGCCTTCGGCACACCTTATGTCTTTTGCAATTTCGCGGTTTCTTTCCGCGATGACGACCTTAAAACCCTCGTGAGCCAAAAATCTCGCCGCAGTTGCACC is drawn from candidate division WOR-3 bacterium and contains these coding sequences:
- a CDS encoding NAD(P)/FAD-dependent oxidoreductase, whose translation is MKIKSDILVVGCGPAGATAARFLAHEGFKVVIAERNREIAKDIRCAEGLDLPTIRDVVGDIPENLISCKIDKIIIDYKGERVRLKAPGHGVILNRALFDQHIAFLAAREGAEIILGFSVNELESRDGLWTARGTKDGSTIEVEAKIVIGADGPESVVGKMAGIDTSIAPKDIYSCCEVRADVSGREEDETLLLALDEDLFTGGYAWSFPKENHAANIGLGIRGDAGGKRAFERLGEWLNRDFQGVGIVSELAGVVPVKKMERISAKGVFLVGDAARLADPLSGGGIGPALTSAKLASEIATKLLKKDKLEDSGIYDKAWWHGEGRQFEQRLFLRNIYVANDKKLLPPVFEWAKKNLDGKNIEEFSADEMLLGLIKSVPVLFKMSSSIVPTLMKMVFK